One window from the genome of Cryptomeria japonica chromosome 6, Sugi_1.0, whole genome shotgun sequence encodes:
- the LOC131045984 gene encoding sugar transport protein MST6, with protein sequence MAGGFVAPTGAQGQNYKAKMTTFVLITCIVSATGGLIFGYDIGVSGGVTSMDPFLKKFFPKVFRKMKEAHQNQYCKFDSQLLTTFTSSLYIAGLIASFFASAVTRMFGRKPSMLFGGVSFLIGAAINGAAKDVAMLIIGRILLGVGVGFANQAVPLYLSEMAPPRLRGGLNMCFQLMVTIGILAANLINYGTQKIHGGWGWRVSLALAAVPAGIMTVGALGLPDTPNSMIERGHHDKARNMLQKIRGTHEIEAEYNDLVEASEASKAVKHPFRNILQRQYRPHLVMAIAIPFFQQLTGINVIMFYAPVLFKTIGFASNASLLSAVITGLVNVLATLVSIFSVDKVGRKFLFMEGGVQMFISQIIIAIILGKEFGSNGEGSLGKGIAIVVVILICIYVAAFAWSWGPLGWLVPSEIFPLEIRSAGQSINVSVNLLFTFVIAQAFLPMLCHFKFGLFLFFAGWVLVMSAFVHFLLPETKGIPIEEMPLAWKSHWYWGRFIPEDYRPDVELPKATKA encoded by the exons ATGGCAGGAGGATTTGTTGCCCCAACAGGGGCTCAAGGCCAGAATTACAAAGCAAAGATGACCACTTTCGTTTTGATTACATGTATAGTTTCGGCTACAGGAGGTCTCATCTTCGGCTATGATATTGGAGTTTCTG GAGGAGTAACATCTATGGATCCTTTCTTGAAGAAGTTTTttccaaaagttttcagaaaaATGAAAGAAGCCCACCAGAACCAGTACTGTAAATTTGACAGTCAGTTGCTCACGACTTTCACCTCCTCTTTGTATATAGCTGGTTTGATCGCATCGTTTTTTGCTTCGGCTGTTACAAGAATGTTTGGACGGAAGCCGTCTATGCTTTTTGGGGGAGTTTCTTTCTTAATTGGAGCCGCCATTAATGGTGCCGCAAAAGATGTGGCCATGCTTATCATCGGTCGCATCTTGCTGGGTGTTGGAGTCGGCTTTGCTAATCAG GCCGTTCCCCTGTATCTGTCTGAAATGGCGCCTCCAAGACTGAGAGGAGGGCTGAACATGTGCTTCCAGTTGATGGTTACGATCGGTATACTCGCAGCCAATTTGATAAATTACGGCACACAGAAGATCCATGGTGGATGGGGTTGGCGGGTATCTTTGGCTCTGGCGGCAGTTCCTGCAGGTATAATGACAGTGGGGGCATTGGGTTTGCCAGACACCCCTAATAGTATGATCGAAAGAGGGCATCATGACAAGGCCAGAAACATGTTACAGAAGATCCGAGGAACCCACGAGATTGAAGCTGAATATAATGACTTGGTGGAGGCCAGCGAAGCTTCTAAGGCCGTGAAACATCCATTCAGGAATATATTGCAGAGGCAATACAGGCCTCATCTGGTCATGGCCATAGCCATTCCCTTTTTCCAACAGCTCACAGGGATTAATGTTATCATGTTTTATGCCCCTGTTCTCTTTAAAACCATCGGCTTCGCTAGCAATGCTTCTTTGCTTTCTGCTGTCATAACTGGTCTTGTCAATGTGCTTGCTACCTTAGTTTCCATTTTTAGCGTTGACAAGGTTGGGAGGAAATTTCTATTCATGGAGGGAGGAGTTCAGATGTTTATTTCTCAG ATTATCATTGCAATCATTCTTGGAAAGGAATTTGGATCCAATGGGGAAGGAAGCCTCGGCAAGGGAATTGCCATAGTTGTGGTGATTTTGATATGTATTTATGTTGCAGCTTTTGCATGGTCATGGGGGCCTCTTGGATGGTTGGTTCCAAGTGAAATCTTTCCCTTGGAAATCCGATCTGCAGGGCAGAGTATCAATGTCTCTGTGAACCTGCTCTTCACCTTTGTCATTGCCCAAGCCTTTTTACCCATGCTCTGCCATTTCAAGTTTGGATTGTTCCTTTTCTTTGCTGGATGGGTTCTGGTGATGAGTGCTTTCGTTCACTTTTTGCTGCCAGAGACCAAGGGTATACCAATCGAAGAGATGCCCCTTGCATGGAAGTCACACTGGTACTGGGGGAGATTCATCCCTGAGGATTACAGACCCGATGTAGAGCTCCCTAAAGCCACCAAGGCTTAA